TGAGGGTCCTGTCTTTCAACAGCTACCAGATAACTGAGCTACCGGATTCCATAGGTAAATTGAAGTATCTACGGTACCTTGATGTTTCTCACACGCCAATAATGAGCTTACCAGAATCAATAAGCACACTATATAACTTACAGGTACTGGTACTAGAAAGTTGTTCTCGTTTGGAGGCACTACCCACAAATATGAGGAATCTCATTAATTTGCGTCATCTCAACAATTCAAGTGCACATTCGCTGAAAGGAATGCCTATGCAACTAGGTCAGTTAACTAATCTGCAAACACTTGCTGATTTTGTTGTGGGTAAGGGTAGTGAATCAGGGATAGGAGAGATAGGTCCTCTAATGCATCTCCGAGGGACATTACACCTCTCAAAACTGGAGAATGTGACTGATGTTGAAGATGCAAGGAGGGCCGACTTAACCAGCAAAAAAGGTCTTGATGTTTTGCTACTACAGTGGCATGAGTTGAACGGCACAGGAGAAAGGGAAGCAGATGTTCTTGATATGTTACAACCTCATAGTGAGTTAAAAGAACTCACCATCTGGCGATACACTGGTGAACAACTTTCTGCTTGGGTGGGAAGTCCTTCATACACTAGCATGGTACTTGTAAACTTGGAAAATTGTACTAAATGCAGATTCTTGCCACCACTTGGACAGTTACCTGCTCTCAAAGAGCTTTTCATAAAAGGAATGCCTGCAGTTGAAACCGTGGGTTCTGAGTTCTATGGAAAGGGTAGCTTGCCGTTTCCATTATTAGAGACCCTTTCGTTTCAGAATATGCAAGGATGGAAGGAGTGGATTCCATGTGAACAACATCAGGGAACTATAGATTTTCCTTGTCTGAAAAAGCTTTCCATCTATGCTTGTCCCAAACTGGAGGGTACGGTGCCAGAGAACCTTGGTTCATTAGAAGAGCTTGTGGTTCGTGAATGTGACCAACTGGTGGTTTCAATTGCCAACTATAAAGAACTTTCTGTTTTATGCATCCGCTATTGCAAAGGGGTTGTATACAGAAGTGTGGTTGATTTTCAGTTAATCGATATGGAGATAACTGGCTGTGAGGAACTGACATGTTCGTTGCAGAATGAAAATGGAAATCTGAAAAACTTTATGTCGCTTCGTCATTTGATTATTGAAGGTAATTCGCATCTTTTTCAACTGCATCACTTCAGCTTGCTACAAGAGCTTCACATTGATAAGTGGCCAAGCCTAGAATCTTTTACGTTGGCTAGTTTGCCACCTTCTCTCAAGGATATAAAGATTCGAGGTTGCAATTCTCTTACTTATTTTGCACGATACCAGATACCACCAAGTCTAAGGAGAATAGAGCTAAATAGATGCCAAAATTTGAAATCATTGGTGGAGGATGAGGAGGCGATAGGGGGTTCTTCATCTACATCTCTTTGTTTGATTCAGGATGAGGAGTCCTGTCTTGGGTATTTGAGCATAGGGAACTGTCCATCCTTGGTATCTCTATCATCCAGAGTGAAGCTACCCAGGGCGCTTAAACACCTTCAGATACATACTTGCAGACAACTGGAGTCAATAGCTGATGCATTACACAATAACATTTCTCTCGAGTACATCCACATCTGGTATTGCTCAAATCTTCAATCCTTACCAGAAGGTCTTTACCACCTCCCCAATCTTCAGAAGTTGAGTATTTACGGTTGTAGGAGTCTTGTTTCCTTCCAAACAGGAGGCTTCCCAAGAAGTCCTTCCAGGTTGAGAGAGATTGAGATCACCAGTTGTGAGAAATTGGAGGCTTTACCCAAAGGCATGCATAACCTCAACTCTCTTGAGACATTAAGGATCCCCTATTTTGAGGGTTTCACTTCCTTTCTAGAAGAAGGGTTTCCTCCTAACCTTCAATCCCTTAAAATTCTGAATCTCAAGAGTTGTAAACCGCTCTTTGAATGCGGTTTGCACAGACTAACATTTCTTAGAGAGTTATGGATCAGTGGCGAAGACCCAGAATTGGTTTTCTTTCCACCCAAGAAAGAGATGATGCTCCCCAAATCTCTCATTAAGCTCATTATCGAAGACTTTCCGAATCTTAAGCATCTACCGAGCAAGGGGTTTCAGTTCCTCACATCTCTTAAATCACTCTACATCTGGAGTTGCCCCAAGCTACTGTCCATACCAGATGAGGGCAGGCTTCTTACACTGACACAACTTAGTATCCGTCACTGTCCACTGCTAGAAGTGAGGTGCAAACCAGGTAAGGGTCAGTATTGGCGCTCCATAGCCCACATCCCCTACATATGGTTGGGAGACAAGAGAATTCAAGCTGCTTGATTACAAGTGATTCAGGAGAAAACAGATGGAATTTGAAGTTACTAAAAAAAAAAAAAAAAAAAAAAACTAAAAACCTTCCTATACCTTCCCGTACACGACGGTAAACGTTAACCCACCCTTTTACTTTTACCTAATATAAAAAAAAAAAAAAAAAAAAACTTCCCTTATATCCCCTTCCAGCAGGTAATCCCACTTTTCTTAACTAAAAAAAAAACAAAAAAAAAAAACAGAAAGAAAGTTATTAGAAACAATAATGTTCCTTACTATTATTTACCTGATAGATACTATATCTTCTCCACTTTCAGAATGATCTCAGAGCTTGGTGCACTTCATTGCTATTGTAGTTGAAGTTTTCAATATTAATCAGGTACATTTGCTGGACTTCTTTTTATGTTATGAATTCAGACAGCTACCACCAGGGTAAATGCATTTTCAAGTGGCTGTAAAATTTGATATTAATTTGTTTTTGATGAATGCAGCAGTCATGAGTTCCGCAAACTAGCAGTATTTTACAGCAACCTCTTGGAGATCAATATTGAGTTTGTCTCTTACCTGAATGTGGTTATGAAGGGTCAGGATTCAAGAGACTGAGGAGTCGGGACTCGGAATGCCAAAAGGAAAAACAGAAGGTAAGTTGCGCAAGTTTGGATAAGTTCTTTGCCATCACTCATTGCTGTCTGCAATCATTGTTGCTACAAGATCAGAACTTTTTTTTCCATCACTTAGAATCATAGTACAGGGTAAAATGACTTAATACCGTTATGTTAGTTTGCAAATGTTACTGATGGATTTAGCTTTTCATTGTAGACACTTGAATGAGTGAAAGAAGCCTGGAGACTGGAAGTAAGAAGAACTATCTTTGTTAATTGAGACTTCTGATTGCAAACTGCTGTGGAATATATTGAGTTGTCGTGCAAGATGATCGATTCAGAAGATGTCTCCTTGATTGTGCAGGAATATCTATGTACAAATTGGAAGCTAATTATTCAAGTAGTAGGCAATGTTGAGTCTCTAAAAAGCAATACTAACATTTGAGATTATAGATTCTACCTTCACAAGCTTATAGAGGTATAGAGCTACAGGACGGAATGTTTTGGGAAGTACCGAAAATGCTGTTCAACTGTTATGGTTCAAACGCTGCTAGTTCATTAATTACAATTTGCTTTCATAAATTTCTTATTGTTATCTTGGCTGGGTGGTACTGAAGGGAGATAGTTGATTTTGGGTACTCTTCTAGACAAAAAAAAAAAAAAAAAAAACAGGGGATTTTCCTAGTGTGTAGTAGACACCATAGTTTTTTCAGTTCCAAAAGGCATTAGAATCCCGAATATGGTAGGCCAAGTGAAGAAACATTGAAATTGAAATGCCAAGTAGCCAAAATCATAGACAATATGCAATGTGAATGTCCATATGATATATAAGTTCATAATAATGGCATCACAAATAATGAAAACAACCTAATACCAAAATCAAGTCAACTTGTATGCAACTTGGAACAAAACTCCAGCTGACAAACCCACAATGCACAAGACAGAAACCCCACGAACCCGAATGAAAAAAACATTCAAATTCTTAGCAACTTGAAGAGCATGAGTCAAAATCTGCAGCCTACCTTGCTCCTCCATTTTCTTAAAGAAGTAGATTGGCTTCAGAGACTGCCTCAACATGAATGCCAAAGAAAACGGAAACCCGAATGCCAAGAAGCTCTGAATCGAGACTTCGGGTATTGGTGAAGACCGAGTCATGTATGAAATGTAAGCTCCAAGAGCGAGTTGAACCAAACCCAGAAGAGCTACAGTCCTGCTCAGATTGTACATGTTCTTGGCCATCGTTTCAAGAACTGTTCGGGTTTCATTTCCCAAATCAGAGAGGTCTCGCTCCACAGTGGGTCCTTCGATTTCTTGGTGCTTGAAATTAGGGTTTTGACTTGGGTACTCACTTGGGTTTTGGGGTTTCTCAGGCTCTGATGAGCCCGAGGTTGAAAGAAATCTGGGTCTATTATCCGAAGGCCATTTGAATCTGGGAGTAGTGTTCAATTGGGTAAAAGTACCA
Above is a window of Fragaria vesca subsp. vesca linkage group LG7, FraVesHawaii_1.0, whole genome shotgun sequence DNA encoding:
- the LOC101311228 gene encoding putative disease resistance protein At3g14460-like — its product is MSSSYNNRVWKIPPSSCRPDGPVIGRDWDKSQIVGFLSGVEPCAINFHVVAILGMAGVGKTTLAGHVFNDDDDALQQFDIKVWVYVSDDFNIVRVTKAILESVASEHCKLKEFSKVQDNLSKELTGKRFLIVLDDVWDTCDYDMWTKLQSPFRVGALGSKILVTTRHESVARMMGAIQVHNVNCISSDDCWQVFEQHSFMNINNSRPQNFEPLRVKIIAKCNGLPLAARTLGGLLRCKGIGEWEEILDNKLWSVSDKSGILPVLKLSYHSLPSNLKRCFAFCSILPNDYEFSEKQLILLWMAEGLIQHPEQTRQMEELGSEYFQELLSRSLFQKSNKDSSQYVMHDLISELARWAAGEVCFRPKDYVDDNMQHLRCSPKARHSSYISGEFDGIKKFEAFSEAKRLRTFLPFTLSENTQNYLTCKVTLDLVPKLQYLRVLSFNSYQITELPDSIGKLKYLRYLDVSHTPIMSLPESISTLYNLQVLVLESCSRLEALPTNMRNLINLRHLNNSSAHSLKGMPMQLGQLTNLQTLADFVVGKGSESGIGEIGPLMHLRGTLHLSKLENVTDVEDARRADLTSKKGLDVLLLQWHELNGTGEREADVLDMLQPHSELKELTIWRYTGEQLSAWVGSPSYTSMVLVNLENCTKCRFLPPLGQLPALKELFIKGMPAVETVGSEFYGKGSLPFPLLETLSFQNMQGWKEWIPCEQHQGTIDFPCLKKLSIYACPKLEGTVPENLGSLEELVVRECDQLVVSIANYKELSVLCIRYCKGVVYRSVVDFQLIDMEITGCEELTCSLQNENGNLKNFMSLRHLIIEGNSHLFQLHHFSLLQELHIDKWPSLESFTLASLPPSLKDIKIRGCNSLTYFARYQIPPSLRRIELNRCQNLKSLVEDEEAIGGSSSTSLCLIQDEESCLGYLSIGNCPSLVSLSSRVKLPRALKHLQIHTCRQLESIADALHNNISLEYIHIWYCSNLQSLPEGLYHLPNLQKLSIYGCRSLVSFQTGGFPRSPSRLREIEITSCEKLEALPKGMHNLNSLETLRIPYFEGFTSFLEEGFPPNLQSLKILNLKSCKPLFECGLHRLTFLRELWISGEDPELVFFPPKKEMMLPKSLIKLIIEDFPNLKHLPSKGFQFLTSLKSLYIWSCPKLLSIPDEGRLLTLTQLSIRHCPLLEVRCKPGKGQYWRSIAHIPYIWLGDKRIQAA
- the LOC101293516 gene encoding uncharacterized protein LOC101293516 → MAAAFISRRFSSKLVRPSKSCSSFSSNFFTQNLQNPTPKPLTHFSNSTFSQTPSNPFTSSSNPNSFFQDYKTTPPNPKPFNRNSTKGLAFDPSLSSSIHQRVFDPKLSNFNLGTFTQLNTTPRFKWPSDNRPRFLSTSGSSEPEKPQNPSEYPSQNPNFKHQEIEGPTVERDLSDLGNETRTVLETMAKNMYNLSRTVALLGLVQLALGAYISYMTRSSPIPEVSIQSFLAFGFPFSLAFMLRQSLKPIYFFKKMEEQGRLQILTHALQVAKNLNVFFIRVRGVSVLCIVGLSAGVLFQVAYKLT